The following DNA comes from Peribacillus sp. FSL E2-0218.
CCTTCCTTTCAAAAACGCACATTTGAGTCGGACAGCCTTGTGTGACATGATCATCACCAATTCCTTCGAAGCGAAGGTCGTAGTAGCCGCGATGATTCCGCGCTGCACACCATTGCTGAAATTCCGCCCTTGTCCACTCGAAACGATGATCCGTATGTCGAAGAACGTCCTCCATATCGTATACCTCATTATATTCCCGGTTTGGCGTTGTAAGGATCAGGGCTTTCGGCTGATAATCGTGCAAGATCGTATCCATCACCTTAGGAAGGCGGTGCTCGTCGATATGCTCGATGACCTCGCATAAAATGATGACATCCTTGTCCTTCAATCTTTCATCATAATAAAAAAGTGAGCCCCATAGTGTCTCGGGCACGACGAATTTTTCTTTATCCTTCACTTTATCGAATCGCTCTAATGCTTTGAGAGATGCGGATTGGGATGGCTCGACGGCCAGGATTTCTTTGATCCCCTTGACAAACCCGAGCCGTACGGAAAGCTTTCCTTCGCCTGACCCGAAATCGACCACGCTTCTTGCATTCATTTCACTTACCGTATCCACGATTCTTTCATAGCGAAGGTCATTCAACCGAACCTTACTTTCTTTTTCAGCTTGCTTCTTTTCAGGTTTCTTGTTCTCGACAATGCTGTATACTTCCTTGAATCTAAGGGATTGGCGATAGATAAAATCGCGCATGGGATGATTCTCTAGCCAGCCTTCGCCATATCTTTCAAGTTTTTCAATTTCCTTTTCGTCAATGTAATAATGCTTATAATCGTCGATGACCGGAATCAAGACAAACAAATGCCTCAACCCTTCCTGTAACGTCTTCAGGCCCTTCAAGGAAATAAACCTTGCCGAACTCTTATCCTTCATATCGAAGGAATATTGGATTTCGGGACGCGTAATTTTCACTTCATAGCCAATCGGCTCGAATAGATCACATAATTGCCGGTCCGAAAGAGCAGAAACGACCGGACCGAAGTCGAACTGGAACGCAAACGGATGTGTCACCCACTCTGCGTATTCCTCCTTCGGCTGTCCATTCAATGCTGTCCCCAATGCAGACCTGATCAATGAGCAAAAAATGCTGCTAACCGCAAATTCGCGATCATTTATGTAGTGGGTGATATCATACGAATGAGCATCGCTTTTCACTAATTCCAGAGGGTCGGGGGTAACAAAGATGGTCGCCTCCAATTCCGTTTCCGAGCACTTACTATAAAAAAGGCGCACTAAATGCCCTTTATGATTTCTTTCATAGAGGTTATTCGGGTTCTTCGACAATAAGTAAGAGAT
Coding sequences within:
- a CDS encoding 3' terminal RNA ribose 2'-O-methyltransferase Hen1, giving the protein MQLTIMATGDNVKAISYLLSKNPNNLYERNHKGHLVRLFYSKCSETELEATIFVTPDPLELVKSDAHSYDITHYINDREFAVSSIFCSLIRSALGTALNGQPKEEYAEWVTHPFAFQFDFGPVVSALSDRQLCDLFEPIGYEVKITRPEIQYSFDMKDKSSARFISLKGLKTLQEGLRHLFVLIPVIDDYKHYYIDEKEIEKLERYGEGWLENHPMRDFIYRQSLRFKEVYSIVENKKPEKKQAEKESKVRLNDLRYERIVDTVSEMNARSVVDFGSGEGKLSVRLGFVKGIKEILAVEPSQSASLKALERFDKVKDKEKFVVPETLWGSLFYYDERLKDKDVIILCEVIEHIDEHRLPKVMDTILHDYQPKALILTTPNREYNEVYDMEDVLRHTDHRFEWTRAEFQQWCAARNHRGYYDLRFEGIGDDHVTQGCPTQMCVFERKVDE